A region of the Crateriforma spongiae genome:
ATGCGGGTAATACAAGAACGATGGCACAAAGAAAAAGATCCCGCACAGGGCATTCCATGCGATTCGGAATCCGCGAAACCCTTCCTGGGGAAGATGCACCAGTTCGTGGATGAACATCAACGCCCGCATGTATAGCAGGACGGTCGCAACATACAGGACGACCACCGCGGGCGGCATCCAAGCGGCTTCGGAATACCAGCGTGGCAGAAAAAAGATACCGTGAAGCGTGATGTGCCCCAGGACGATCGAGACCAAAAAATCGGCCCAATAAATCATCGGATTGGGGCGGGTCAGATCACCGATCAGTGTCCGGGCTTGTGCGAACGAAAAACGTTGGTCCGATGATGGCCGCGATGTTTCATCGCCAAGCGGTCGCGTTGCAGCTGATTCCATGGTGTCACAAAACGATTCGGATGATGACGTGATGCTTCATTGGCCGGCCCGATCGATGTCAATGCAACGATCGTTCCTTTCACACTAGTTCCCCCCGCCTGGTCATGGCAGCAGATTCCGATTCCGAAGCTGAAATCATTGTCATTGGCGCCGGTGCCGCCGGTTTGATCGCTTCGGCGGTTGCCGCCCAACGATCCAGAGGCAGTGTATGTCTGCTGGAAAAAAATCGCAAAACGGGCGTCAAGATCCTGATGTCCGGCGGAACCCGATGCAATTTGACGCACGACACCGATGCCCGCGGTATCACCACCGCATTCGGCCACGCGCGAAGATTCCTGCAGCCCAGCGTCGGTAGTTTCGATCCATCCGCCGTGGTGGCGATGTTCAATGACCTGGGCGTGCGAACCAAACGCGAATCAACGGGTAAGATTTTTCCTGTCAACGATCGTGCGGTGGAAGTCCGCGATGCGTTGCATCGGCAGGCTGAAAATGCGGGTGTCCAGATCCGACGTCCCTGTGCCGTCATCGACGTCCAGCCCGAAGCCGGCGATTGGGTCGTCGATACGGACCAGGGTCGGCTCCGGTGCAAGCGGCTGATCGTCACGGCGGGCGGGCGCAGCTATCCGGGATGCGGTACCACCGGCGACGCCTATGCGTGGTTGCAGCGTCTGGGACACACGATCATGCCCACCCATCCGGCGCTGGTGCCGCTGGTCGGCGGGCCGTCTTGGATGCACGATTTGTCCGGCGTCACGGTGGACGACGTTGCCGTTTCGGTGCGTCAAATGTGTGGCCAACGCACGGTAAAGAAACCCTTGCTGGTGCGTCGTGCATCTTGGCTGTTCACGCATTTCGGTTACAGCGGTCCCGGTGCGATGGACGTCAGCCGGTACCTGACCGGTCCGACCGATGATGATGAGCGACGATTCTTGACGATTGATTTGACGCCCGAAGTTTCGGGCACGCAGTGGGAAGAAATCCTGCGTGGCGGGGACGGTCAATCCGGGCGAACCCGCGTTGGATCGTTGCTGGGTCGTCACCTGCCGTCGCGTCTTGCCGATGCGCTCACCCTACACGCGGACGCGGACCATACATTGGCATCGTTGCCGGCGGCCGGGCGTCGACGCCTGGTCGATCGGCTAAAAAGATTGAACGTGCCGGTTGCCGACAGTCGCGGTTTTACCAAAGCGGAAGTCACCGCCGGTGGGGTGGATCTAAGCCAGGTCGATCCGCGTTCCATGGCCAGCCGAATCCACAACGGTCTGTACATTGCAGGGGAAGTGTTGGATGTGGACGGCTGGATCGGCGGATACAACTTCCAGGCAGCCTTTAGCACCGGCCGCGCCGCGGGAATTGCCGCCGCCCGTTCGCTGGAAACCGCCTCGGATACCTGACCAACCGCCCAATGTTCCCGACGGTCGAATTTCCATCCCTCCGTTCTCCCCGACGAATCATCGACTGTTGCCATGCCTGAACTGATTGCCCAAGGACGCAGCAGCGGACAACGATGGTGCCGCGAAGTGCCCGATGCCACCAACCATCGTGGTATCACGATTGGCCGTAGCGGTGCAGATTGGGACGTGCCTTGGGATTCGATGATTTCCAGAGCCCACATTCGCCTAACGGCGATGCCCGACGACCGCGTGGAAATCCAGCGGTTGCCGACGGCCCGCAACCCGGTTTTTCATGGCGGACGTCAAGTCGACCAATTCACGCTGGTCCCCGGCGAACACTTTGTGATCGGGCACACCACGTTCACTCTGGCCAGTCGCGCCGGTTCGTCCCACACGCCCAACGTGGGTGATGTGACCGAGCACGCGTTTGATTTGGGATCCCTACGGCGGCAAAAGTTCCGTGACGCCAATCAACGAATCGATGCGCTGACCAAATTGCCGGACTTGATCACCGGCAGTTCGACCGAACAAGAATTACTGGTTCGTCTGACTGGGGTGCTGCTGACAAGCACGCCCGCAGCCACCGATGTCGCCATCGTGTGTTATCGGGATCCCTCGGACGAAGCAAAAAGCGGTTTGCGGATCTTGCATCGCGACAGTCGTGTCCCGGGTCGCGAACAACCGCCGATCAGTTCCCGGTTGGTTCGTGCCGCGGTCTCGTCACGTGAAAGCCGGCTGCACCTTTGGTCGTCAACGCGTAAAGACGCGGTCGCTTTTACGGCCAGCGAAGAAGTGGACTGGGCATTCTGTGTACCGATTCGCAGCGATGCGTGTGCCGGCTGGGCCTTCTACGTGGCCGGCCAGACGATGGCTCCGCTGTCGGCTGATCCTGATGAACAGGCCGCAGACTCCACGCCGCAAGACTTGGGCGACGACGTCAAGTTCGCGGAACTGGTCGGCACCATGCTGGGAAATCTTCGCAAATCGCTGCGTCTGGAACGACGGCAATCCGCGATGCGAAGCTTCTTCGCGCCGGTCGTGATGGATGCCTTGGCCAATCGCGAAGTCAGCGAAGTCCTGGCGCCGCGTGAAACGGAATTAGCCGTCATGTTTTGCGACCTGCGGGGCTTCAGCCGACAAAGCGAACAAGCTTCGGACCGGCTGTTGGAATTGCTGGATCGCGTCAGCAACGCGTTGGGCGTGATGACCCACCATATCTTGCGACAACGAGGTGTGATCGGTGATTTCCACGGCGACGCGGCCATGGGGTTCTGGGGCTGGCCGCTGGATCAACCCGATCGTCAAGTTCGCGCGGCGCTGGCGGCTCTGTTGATTTGGCGACACTACGCGGCCGACACCAATCAATCCGGATTCCGTTGTGGCATCGGCATTGCCAGCGGCCGCGCGGTGGCCGGACGCATTGGAACGACCGACCAAGTGAAAGTGACCGCGTTTGGTCCGGTGGTGAACCTGGCAAGTCGTCTCGAAGGCATGACCAAGGTCTTCGGTGCCGAAGTCTTGCTGGATCAAACCACTGCCGAAGCATTGTCGACGGCGACGCCCGGATCGTTCGGAACCTTTCGGCTGCGGCGTTTGGCCACGGTGCGTCCGGCGGGCATGAACGAACCGTTACAGATCAGCCAACTGTTGGGCACCAGCGACGACGGATCCTTACAAGAAAGCGTCGAATTGGGCGTCGATTCGGCGGTCACCCCGATCGATTCCCCCGGCCAACAGGACGGTTCCGACTCGCCCTCGTCGCCCCCTACGACGCTGACCGACGACGACATCCGAAACTATGAACAAGCCCTCGACCGATTCGTCGCGGGGGATTGGGACGAAACCTACCAGTTGCTGCATGCGTTGCCGGCATGGGACCGCCCCAAGGATGTTTTGTTGTCGGTGATTCTGCGACACAATCGGGTCCCGCCGGCGGATTGGGACGGCGTGATCGATTTGCCCAAATGATTTTGCTGGATTTCCCACCATTTGCCCCGACGACGCGGTGGGTTCCGGCACGGTTAGAATCCGATCGATCCGTCCAAACGGACCATTGCGGTCGTTTGCCCAGCCTACCTAGACTTTCACCCGTCGAAATCGGTCGGGCCAGCGGAAAATGAACGCCGGGCTCTTTGACGCGTTCACCGCGGGGCATCGGATCCAGTGCGTCCGCCATCCGATTCCGGCAGATCAAGGACAGCAAGGCGCGAACCAGCAAGGCGAAACCTCATGACAAAGCAATCCATCACCGGGCTCACTTTGGCGACCTTCCTTGCGTTCGGCCTCGTTTCG
Encoded here:
- a CDS encoding BaiN/RdsA family NAD(P)/FAD-dependent oxidoreductase, translated to MAADSDSEAEIIVIGAGAAGLIASAVAAQRSRGSVCLLEKNRKTGVKILMSGGTRCNLTHDTDARGITTAFGHARRFLQPSVGSFDPSAVVAMFNDLGVRTKRESTGKIFPVNDRAVEVRDALHRQAENAGVQIRRPCAVIDVQPEAGDWVVDTDQGRLRCKRLIVTAGGRSYPGCGTTGDAYAWLQRLGHTIMPTHPALVPLVGGPSWMHDLSGVTVDDVAVSVRQMCGQRTVKKPLLVRRASWLFTHFGYSGPGAMDVSRYLTGPTDDDERRFLTIDLTPEVSGTQWEEILRGGDGQSGRTRVGSLLGRHLPSRLADALTLHADADHTLASLPAAGRRRLVDRLKRLNVPVADSRGFTKAEVTAGGVDLSQVDPRSMASRIHNGLYIAGEVLDVDGWIGGYNFQAAFSTGRAAGIAAARSLETASDT
- a CDS encoding adenylate/guanylate cyclase domain-containing protein, which codes for MPELIAQGRSSGQRWCREVPDATNHRGITIGRSGADWDVPWDSMISRAHIRLTAMPDDRVEIQRLPTARNPVFHGGRQVDQFTLVPGEHFVIGHTTFTLASRAGSSHTPNVGDVTEHAFDLGSLRRQKFRDANQRIDALTKLPDLITGSSTEQELLVRLTGVLLTSTPAATDVAIVCYRDPSDEAKSGLRILHRDSRVPGREQPPISSRLVRAAVSSRESRLHLWSSTRKDAVAFTASEEVDWAFCVPIRSDACAGWAFYVAGQTMAPLSADPDEQAADSTPQDLGDDVKFAELVGTMLGNLRKSLRLERRQSAMRSFFAPVVMDALANREVSEVLAPRETELAVMFCDLRGFSRQSEQASDRLLELLDRVSNALGVMTHHILRQRGVIGDFHGDAAMGFWGWPLDQPDRQVRAALAALLIWRHYAADTNQSGFRCGIGIASGRAVAGRIGTTDQVKVTAFGPVVNLASRLEGMTKVFGAEVLLDQTTAEALSTATPGSFGTFRLRRLATVRPAGMNEPLQISQLLGTSDDGSLQESVELGVDSAVTPIDSPGQQDGSDSPSSPPTTLTDDDIRNYEQALDRFVAGDWDETYQLLHALPAWDRPKDVLLSVILRHNRVPPADWDGVIDLPK